Part of the Limihaloglobus sulfuriphilus genome is shown below.
CTTTGATGATTTCGGTTATATCCCTGCAGAAGGCCTTGACAGAGTTGCCTTTTAGCTCTAACTGTCTTGAATCCTTGATGTGTTTTTTTGTGGAGAATGTCACTAAAAGCACAAAAAACAGGATAAAAGCACTGAAAACAGCCGCCATGTGCATGAAATTTGATATCTGTGAGGTTGCTTTTACGCCGCCCTGATCCTGAAAGAAAATACTCCAGGCCAAAGCCGGACCAAGCAGGTTTGCCAGCATATTCATTGCCATCCTGATCCCCTGCAGTTTGGATCTGCCGTTGTAGTCAGTACATATCTCAAAGCCCAGCGCGGTATAGGGTACCACAAAAACCGTCAGGGCGGTTCGCAAGATGAGGTTTACGATGACCATATACCAGAAAATCGAAGTTGTGTTTTCGCGAATGAATCCAGGTACCGCCCACAATGAATAGAAGGTTAGCGAAAGCAGGATTCCGCCAATGAGTACGTATGGGTGCCGCCTGCCGAAACGCGAGCGGGTGTTGTCGCTGATATGCCCCATCAAGGGATCTGATACGGCGTCCCAGAATATCGCCAGCGACAGTGCCAGTCCGGCGTTTACCGGGCTTAGGCCCAGTGCGTCGGTGTAGCATATCATGGCGAAGCCGAATACGGTATTCATTACAAGTGATGTTGTACATTCTCCGGTGCCGTAGAGTACCATCTCTCCGGTGGAGCAGGAAGTTTTTGAATTACTCATTAGAACGACCTTAACTTATTTAGACTTTTATTAACTGACCTTTATCGAATGACTGTTTGAGATGTGAGCTGCGTGCTCTTTCTCAAACGATATAACCGGGCAGGGGAGTATCATTTCTGTAAGAGGGCAGTTCTTGTTGTTCAGCAGTATATCAACCAGCAGCTCTGCCGCTCTTTCTCCCATGGTAACGAAATTCGGGTTTGTTGTCTTCCATGTCTTAACATTGCCGTTGGATGCCAGCATGGCGATCCTTGTGGCGAAATGGTCATTGTCGAAGCCGGCAACCTCTACAGAATCAGCTCGATTGTGGAAATTGCGTTTGAGGATATTTACCACATTAAGAGCTGTGAAGTCATGCGGTGCTATGATGGCATCCGGCGGCGTCGTCTGCGACATCAGATAGTTTACCGCATCTCTGAGGGAGTCGGTGTCTAGTTTGTTAGCAGAGAACCCCAGATCAAAGCTCGGGCACAGATTTGGTTCGAAAGACATTTCTTTGTCAGAAAGTCCTCTTATGTAGCCCCTGAACCGTTCATTAACTGAGGAATACTGATCTATATGCTCTGGTTTGAGAAACGCGATGTGTCTTTTTCCCAGCTCGGCGAAATAATAAACCATTTCTTTGGCAGCCTGGTAATTATCGAATATAACATGCGGCCGGTTCATCTCAGGTTTGTACATATCTACAACTACAATCGGCAGGTTGCGGAATTCTCTGCTCAGATAACATGGGTTAACCGGAAAATCCACATTCGGATACAGTACAATCCCCGCAACACCGCTTTCGTACATTGTTTTGATAATCTGATATTCCTTTTCAATATCAAAGTTGCTGTCGCCTATTTCGAGTGTAAAGTTGCTGTGATGTGTGACATATTGAACCCCTTTGAGCACTTTTTGGCCTATCGACTCGAGCAGGCAGTTCACTACGAAACCGATTTTGGGCTTTTCCTCCGCGGTCTGGTTTTCGGATGCGTAATACCCGCTGCCGGCTTTCTTGACTAGTTTTTTTTCAGCCGCGAGGATTTCAAAGACCTTGGAGATGGTGGCGCCGCTTGTATTATACTGCTGCGCCATGTTTCGTATCGAGGGCATTTTCTCGCCCGGCTCAAGCTGGCCGCTGAGGTAATCTTTTGTAATAACTGTTTTTAGTACTGTTTTCTTTGCCATTATGCAAACCGGTCTATATATTGTTTGGTCATTAGAATTTGATTCCTATATTTATAATACATCACTATGTATAACACACAAGTTTTTTTTGTCAATTCTGTAATATAATTTGTTTGATCTTTGAATTTCCGGTTCCTATAGTTATTACAGTAAAACATTTATATTGTAATAAGTGTGTAATACATTTTCTGCTATTTTTGTTTTCGATGTGGTTAAACCTTAGTCTGAGACGTTTATAATCGTTTTTTCCAAGAAAATATTTAAAAATATAAAAATTGTTTGATATAAATATAAGCCCTTTTTTTATTTGGTTTTATATTCAGATGTCCTGTTTATGTTTCTCTGCTTTCAGTTTATTCTAAATTCAATATTTACAAAGTTTTAACTTTAAGTTTAATTTGAGATCGAAAACAAGGCTGCCCAGAATAATGATAAATTTTCTTGACTTCATTTTGAGGTTTCGTATAATACACTAAGTTGTGTAACTTAAAAATTAAACCAGCAACTGAAAAAGAAAGATAAATTTGTGGGATTTCTTTATAAATTAGAAACACTTTGTAAATAACATGCCTTGATTTTCAAGACGTTCTTTATTCTATTCAAAATTTAATTATTAATTGTGAAAGGTTAGAAAAATGGAAGCGAGAAAAGAAATGTTAGTGGTAAGTATTATGTTGATTTTAGCAGTTATAACAAATGCAGCTCAGCTTGGGAGTGACGGCTATGCCGACAGGGTAATTGTCCGTGATGACGGAAACGGCAATGCCCTCTGGTATGTTGACCAGTCCGGCCCGGACGGTTTCGGCGATGGTCAGGCCGATCTGGTCGGGGGCTTTGGGCTCATGACAGATCGTCATATGGTCGGCGATGTCAACGGTGACGGCTATGCAGACCGTGTGCTTGGACGATATAACACAGCTGGTTATTGGGTTTACTGGGCTAGCTTCTCTTCATCTACCGGATTCGGCGATGGGGCTGACACAAACGGCAGCTTTGGAGGTACTGGTTTAGTTCCGTATGCTGTTGCTGACCTGGATGGAGATGGGTTGGCAGACAGGATTGGTACCTCAATTGACGGTTCGAATAATCGTAATTATGTGGCAAATAAGACCGGCGTTGGCGGAACATTCACCACTGGAGGAGGTGATTGGCAGAAATATTGGGGCGGCACGAATACGAGTCTGGCAGGTATGTTCGATGTAAACAATGACGGTTACACGGATAGAGTTGATGCTTTCAACAACAACTGGCGTGTTGATTTCGGTCCATCATCAGGGGGGTTCGGTGACAGTGCGACAGACTGGACAGGCTATTTCGGCGGTACAGGTGATAATATCACCCGTCACATAGGTGATGTCAATAACGATGGTTACGGCGACCGTATCCTGGCTACCCTTAATGGAGAGGGCAATTATGACTGGATCGCTTCATTTACCACACCTGCCGGCTTTGGTACCGCCGGCGTGGAATACAACCAGCTGGCACCTTTTGGACAGACAGGCGATGTAGTCATTCTGCATGATGTCCTGGTTCCAGAACCGGCAACTATCGCTCTGCTTGCTTTTGGCGGTCTGGGCGCTGTAATAAAAAGAAAGAAATAAGTATAATCTGCCGCCGGAGATAGAGTTTAACTTTCGGCGGCAGTTTCGTTTAAACTGAAAATGCCAGAAAAAAAGGAATCTTTATGAATGGAAGAGCATCCATCAGCCGCGGATTTACGTTGATAGAGCTTCTTGTTGTAATCTCAATAATTGCACTCCTGATGAGTATCTTGATGCCTGCTTTGACCAGGGCACGGGATCAGGCCAAGACTGTTATCTGCAAAGCCCGGCAAAAAGATATAGGCCTTGCTATAAATTTCTATGTGAACGATCATAACGGTTTGCTCATGGCATCCTGGCCTGTTGGCAATGAGCCCAAACCCGGTCAATTGGCTCATGATTCATATTATCACTGGTTCGCAAGGCTTGCGCCGTATTATAACAGAAAAGAAGGGCGTACGGACACAGGTTACTACGATTACGAGCTGCTCAGGTGCCCAACACAGGATAAACTCACTAAGATAGCCAAGACTCAGACAAATATCGAAAACCCCGGACCAGATGTCGAGATTATCGGCTATCGGGGTATCTACGGCTACAATCTGTATTTTTGCCAGAGAAAAAACTTCCCGGATTATCAGTGGAAGAGGCTGGGTGACATTCAGCAGCCTTCAACTCTGCCTTTAATCGGTGATATAAGCGGATATGGTTATTCTGAAA
Proteins encoded:
- a CDS encoding GntR family transcriptional regulator, whose protein sequence is MAKKTVLKTVITKDYLSGQLEPGEKMPSIRNMAQQYNTSGATISKVFEILAAEKKLVKKAGSGYYASENQTAEEKPKIGFVVNCLLESIGQKVLKGVQYVTHHSNFTLEIGDSNFDIEKEYQIIKTMYESGVAGIVLYPNVDFPVNPCYLSREFRNLPIVVVDMYKPEMNRPHVIFDNYQAAKEMVYYFAELGKRHIAFLKPEHIDQYSSVNERFRGYIRGLSDKEMSFEPNLCPSFDLGFSANKLDTDSLRDAVNYLMSQTTPPDAIIAPHDFTALNVVNILKRNFHNRADSVEVAGFDNDHFATRIAMLASNGNVKTWKTTNPNFVTMGERAAELLVDILLNNKNCPLTEMILPCPVISFEKEHAAHISNSHSIKVS
- a CDS encoding PEP-CTERM sorting domain-containing protein — its product is MEARKEMLVVSIMLILAVITNAAQLGSDGYADRVIVRDDGNGNALWYVDQSGPDGFGDGQADLVGGFGLMTDRHMVGDVNGDGYADRVLGRYNTAGYWVYWASFSSSTGFGDGADTNGSFGGTGLVPYAVADLDGDGLADRIGTSIDGSNNRNYVANKTGVGGTFTTGGGDWQKYWGGTNTSLAGMFDVNNDGYTDRVDAFNNNWRVDFGPSSGGFGDSATDWTGYFGGTGDNITRHIGDVNNDGYGDRILATLNGEGNYDWIASFTTPAGFGTAGVEYNQLAPFGQTGDVVILHDVLVPEPATIALLAFGGLGAVIKRKK
- a CDS encoding type II secretion system protein; the encoded protein is MNGRASISRGFTLIELLVVISIIALLMSILMPALTRARDQAKTVICKARQKDIGLAINFYVNDHNGLLMASWPVGNEPKPGQLAHDSYYHWFARLAPYYNRKEGRTDTGYYDYELLRCPTQDKLTKIAKTQTNIENPGPDVEIIGYRGIYGYNLYFCQRKNFPDYQWKRLGDIQQPSTLPLIGDISGYGYSEIPSLRNSWGGMHMNPMFPHPSALKYGWNSGKPFPVRYNSAGPAPNHNGKINYLMADSHVESVGLFDWADPSDPYFAPDFWKPFFHPKRNPDIRP